Below is a window of bacterium DNA.
ACACCCGCGAGTTCGCGCAACGCAGTTTCGGGCTCATCGACCTTGATCGTGTGCATTCCGAGTTCCCGCGCAGCCTTGAGATTGCGGCCGATATCGTCCAGGAAGACGGCGTCGCTCGGAGAGACGTCCAACTCGCTGCAGGTGTGTTGGTAGATCCGCGGATCGGGCTTGCGGAGTCCGAGCACGGCAGACTCCACGAAAACGTCGAACAGGGGGCGCACGTTGTGGGCCTGAGACTCTTCAACGGGTTCGTCGTTCACCCAGTTGTTCGTCAAGGCCGCCACTCCCAGACCCTTGCTGCGGATCGCCGCGATCGCAGACACCATGACGGGACGTACCTGACTGGCCTCAGCGATGGCCGCCATCATCGCGGTGCTATCGAGTTCCTGCCCCGCCTCCAGGCTCTCTCGATCAAACGCTTCGCAGAAAGCGGGAATGCCGAGTTCGCCGCGCTCCAGGCGAGCCCAGGCGCCGCCCCGACCATTCGACACGACGAGTCGGTTGACAAAACCGTCGGGGATTTCATTTTTCGCTTCGAAACGCGCGATCGCATGCAGCGGAGAGTCGAAGACCACACCGCCCAGATCGAAGATGACCGCTCGATATCCCACGCGGGAACTCTACCATGGGGCCCGACCGGGAAACGAACCGCGGAACCAGACCACCCCGATCGAATTCAATTTTTCATCACAACGTCCGAAGCAGAGCCCATGGCCATGATCGTGAAGAAAGATCTCGTGCTCGCGATCATGCGCGACACTCTCGGCGCAGCTTCCATCGAGAGGCTGGGACCGGATCGGCTCGAGATGATCGTCGAATCGTGCTTCACGCGCCTCGGCGGAAGCGGGTTGATTCGCTGGATCCAGATCAACGATGAACCGCCGCTACCCGGCCACGGTCCGTTTTCCGCGGCGCGCCTCGAGGACGAGGACGTCGAGGCCGGTCGACGGATCATCGCCCGAACCATCGAGACCTTCGCGTAACCGACTCGACCGACGTGTCGCGAAGGGACCTTTCTGTCCAATTGCCCGACGCTCCCGTGGGCACCGGCGAACGCCCATGAGCACTTGCGAAGAAATCCACTAGCCTCCTACCCATGAGCATGCGTCAGATCCTCATCTCCGCGACTCTCTGGATACTGCTCGCGGCAATGAACAACGCGACAGCTTCGGGGCCGATTGGCTCTCCCGTGCTGGAGCGCCCGACAGCGGAACGAGAATCGAGTTCTACGCCAGGTTCGGGAAAGAAGAGCTTCCCCGATCTGAAGGGCGTCGACCTGAACGGCAACGACGTATCGCTGAGCGACTATCGGGGCAAGCGCCTGGTTCTGGTGTTCTATCGGCCCGATGATTCGAACACGCACCCGATCGTCGATGCCGCGGCGCAGATCGCCGACCTGCGCCACGAACACGGCTTCGAGATCCTGGGAGTGTCCATCGGCACGCGGAATGAGCTCGCCAGAGCCTTCGCGGTCGCACACAATCTGGACTTCAGCATCATCGACGACGCCAGCGGCGATCTCAGCCGTTACATGAGACTGAAGCGACCGGCGGCCTTGACCGTGATCGATGGCGAGCGCCATGTACTGGTCTCGCAGACGGGGTTTGCCAAACAGGCCTCGGACCTCAGCGCGCACGTCGAGGGACTGATCCGGGAAGCCCTGCGCCTGCCGAGACCGAGTGCGATCAAGACGGCGATGCAATTAGAGGCGCCCCTGGCCGCGGATTTCGAAGCGGAGTTGCTCGGTGGCGGTCGTTTCAAGCTCTCGGAGGCGCGCGGAAAACCGGTCGCGCTGGTCTTCTTCCTGCACAACTGCTCGTATTGTCGGGCGGCGTTGACCACGCTGAAAGAGGCTCAGTCGGCAGCCCCGGAAGACCGACGAGCGACGCTGATCGGGATCGAGACTTCCGGACAGGTTTCGATCATCTCTTCCAGCCTGAAGGACTCCAAACTCGACTTCTTTCCCGTGATCGTCGATTCCGATTGGGCGTTGCGAACGAAGTTCGGCGTGTTTGGCGACGTGCCCGTGATCGTGATGATCGATGCCGAAGGTCGAATCGTGTACCGGACCAAACCCGGCTGGTACGCATCCCGCGATCCCGCGATCGTCACGAGTTGGATGGCTCGGCTCACGGGGCTTCCGGTGCCGATGATGCTTCCGGCGCACGGTTTCTCGGGTAGCGATCTGTGCGGTGCGTGTCACGCGACGGAGTACACCACCTGGCAATTGACCTCTCACGCCTCCGCCTACGACACCCTGGTCAAACACGGCGCAACCGAGAAGGCCGAGTGCGTGAAATGCCATGTCGTCGGCTTTGATCGGCCCGGTGGCTTCTCCATCGGCAAGCGCACCCGTCTCGAGCCGAGCGATTTCGAAGACGTGGGCTGCGAGTCCTGTCACGGGCGCGGCGGACCGCACCAGTCCCCCGACCTGGCAAAGCGCAGCGATTACGAACCCGTCTGCAGGACCTGTCACGACTCGAAACACTCTCTCGGCTTCGAGTACTCCGGCTTCCTCCCGAAGATCTCCCATCGCGGTCTGGCAGCACTTTCACAAGACGAACTCCAGACCCAGATCGCGGCGCGCGACACCCGCCACGTCTTGCCGACCCACGCCGACTTCGTGGGCTCCGATTCCTGCCGAACCTGTCACTCGGCAGAGTTCGAAACCTGGCAGGCCAGTCCGCACGCGCAATCGATGGCATCGCTGGCCTCGAAGAAGGAAACCCGTAACCCCAAATGTCAGCG
It encodes the following:
- a CDS encoding HAD family phosphatase yields the protein MGYRAVIFDLGGVVFDSPLHAIARFEAKNEIPDGFVNRLVVSNGRGGAWARLERGELGIPAFCEAFDRESLEAGQELDSTAMMAAIAEASQVRPVMVSAIAAIRSKGLGVAALTNNWVNDEPVEESQAHNVRPLFDVFVESAVLGLRKPDPRIYQHTCSELDVSPSDAVFLDDIGRNLKAARELGMHTIKVDEPETALRELAGVLGFDLGLN
- a CDS encoding redoxin domain-containing protein codes for the protein MSMRQILISATLWILLAAMNNATASGPIGSPVLERPTAERESSSTPGSGKKSFPDLKGVDLNGNDVSLSDYRGKRLVLVFYRPDDSNTHPIVDAAAQIADLRHEHGFEILGVSIGTRNELARAFAVAHNLDFSIIDDASGDLSRYMRLKRPAALTVIDGERHVLVSQTGFAKQASDLSAHVEGLIREALRLPRPSAIKTAMQLEAPLAADFEAELLGGGRFKLSEARGKPVALVFFLHNCSYCRAALTTLKEAQSAAPEDRRATLIGIETSGQVSIISSSLKDSKLDFFPVIVDSDWALRTKFGVFGDVPVIVMIDAEGRIVYRTKPGWYASRDPAIVTSWMARLTGLPVPMMLPAHGFSGSDLCGACHATEYTTWQLTSHASAYDTLVKHGATEKAECVKCHVVGFDRPGGFSIGKRTRLEPSDFEDVGCESCHGRGGPHQSPDLAKRSDYEPVCRTCHDSKHSLGFEYSGFLPKISHRGLAALSQDELQTQIAARDTRHVLPTHADFVGSDSCRTCHSAEFETWQASPHAQSMASLASKKETRNPKCQRCHTTGFGRPGGFPEKAGSGAHEDVARVGCESCHGPGGDHVGENAARVGTIVSLTDKCDSCAIQKVCGSCHDEANDPDFAFDIEAHIERQRHGTTQPAVLRKDVENQATAIPSPAH